A genomic stretch from Candidatus Melainabacteria bacterium includes:
- the recN gene encoding DNA repair protein RecN — MLESLDIREFALIENVRVEWTPGLNILTGETGAGKSIIIDALNAVLGGKAGASFIRTGAEKASIEASFKTNPLIAAWLKKQELIDEELSTLVVSREITKSGSRIRINGTLVNSAIVQELSQLLLTIHAQHEARTLMSPQSQLEMLDSLGDQPHRKLLEKVRTLWSRRKELVAQIKELDTTEDERLRRLDFIRFQLTELNEAQLTDADEDEELSKQKKVLANVAQLSSAAALAYEVLMGGESSDSSTIDMLQTSLAEVERGARLDQELNEPADLLKQSLANIEEAARHLRRYGAGLDTDPEALSNVEARLAVLASIKRKYGPELTDAIANQARLAEEVDKLENAQTATEGLQEELAALDAALNESASELSNKRQKLGKKLSEQVLSELIDLGMERCKFEIKFDATPEVTSTGADRAEFLIAPNPGQPLLPLAKIASGGELSRVMLAVKSIFASADGVSTVIFDEIDTGLSGRVLQAMRDKLARLAKSHQILCITHQPIIASVADNHIEVQKEHSKDLTKVYARQLDADQRLRSLASMASGQEDAEVALNFARSLMEQANHLRA, encoded by the coding sequence ATGCTCGAAAGTTTAGATATACGCGAATTCGCGCTCATAGAGAACGTCAGGGTGGAATGGACTCCTGGCTTGAACATTCTCACCGGTGAAACCGGCGCGGGAAAATCGATCATCATCGATGCACTGAATGCGGTGCTAGGGGGAAAAGCGGGAGCGAGCTTTATTCGCACCGGCGCAGAGAAAGCCTCGATTGAGGCATCTTTCAAAACTAATCCGCTCATTGCAGCCTGGCTGAAAAAGCAAGAGTTAATCGACGAAGAGCTGTCTACACTTGTCGTCAGCCGCGAAATTACAAAGTCCGGCTCCCGCATACGCATCAACGGAACACTCGTCAACAGCGCGATAGTGCAAGAATTATCACAGTTACTTTTGACAATTCATGCGCAGCACGAAGCACGCACATTAATGTCTCCACAGTCACAGCTGGAGATGCTCGACAGCCTGGGCGATCAACCGCACCGAAAATTGTTGGAAAAAGTGCGCACCCTCTGGTCGAGACGCAAAGAGCTGGTTGCGCAAATAAAAGAACTTGACACGACTGAAGATGAACGATTGCGCCGATTGGATTTCATCCGCTTTCAACTGACTGAGTTGAACGAAGCACAGTTAACTGATGCCGACGAAGATGAGGAGCTGAGCAAGCAAAAGAAAGTGCTGGCCAACGTAGCACAGCTCTCCAGCGCCGCCGCTCTCGCTTACGAAGTTTTGATGGGTGGCGAAAGTTCCGACAGCTCAACAATTGATATGTTGCAAACCTCTCTGGCTGAAGTTGAACGAGGCGCCCGTCTGGATCAGGAGCTGAATGAACCGGCCGATCTGCTCAAGCAAAGCCTGGCAAACATTGAAGAAGCGGCTCGCCACCTGCGCCGCTACGGTGCGGGGCTCGACACCGACCCCGAAGCACTTTCCAATGTAGAAGCCAGGCTGGCTGTGCTCGCTTCAATAAAGAGAAAGTATGGTCCTGAACTGACAGACGCAATCGCCAATCAAGCCAGATTAGCGGAAGAAGTAGACAAACTGGAAAACGCTCAGACCGCTACGGAAGGCTTGCAGGAAGAGCTGGCAGCTCTGGATGCAGCCTTAAACGAGAGCGCCTCAGAACTCTCCAACAAACGTCAGAAGCTGGGCAAAAAACTGAGCGAACAGGTGCTTTCCGAACTGATTGACCTGGGCATGGAACGATGCAAATTTGAAATCAAGTTCGACGCGACACCCGAAGTAACCTCGACAGGCGCAGATCGCGCCGAATTTCTGATTGCCCCCAACCCCGGTCAGCCCCTTCTGCCATTAGCAAAAATCGCCTCGGGTGGAGAACTGTCACGGGTTATGCTGGCGGTCAAATCTATTTTTGCCAGTGCTGACGGCGTTTCAACCGTTATCTTCGATGAAATCGACACCGGGCTGAGCGGACGAGTGCTGCAAGCGATGCGGGATAAGCTAGCCAGGCTGGCAAAATCTCACCAGATTCTGTGCATCACCCATCAACCGATCATCGCCTCAGTGGCCGACAACCATATAGAAGTCCAGAAGGAACATTCTAAAGATCTGACGAAGGTTTACGCGCGGCAACTCGACGCGGACCAGAGATTGCGATCGCTCGCATCCATGGCCAGTGGGCAAGAAGACGCAGAAGTGGCTTTAAATTTCGCGCGCTCTCTAATGGAACAAGCCAACCACCTGCGCGCCTGA
- a CDS encoding 50S ribosomal protein L25, translated as MEKIRLAVQAREDKTPRALRRDGLVPATLYGPGQDSESVQVDAKEFSRLPAAAYSHMIELDFGTKQKVNAVIRHVQRRNINHNLMHVEFYRVRLDRKLTLSVPLKFVGTSQAVIKGGQLQENFQEAEIESLPGDIPDFLEVDLSMITEIEGAIHFSDLKVADTIKILNPADEIIAKVVAPRAVAEGGAPAAGAEAAPAAAEAPAQAE; from the coding sequence ATGGAGAAAATCAGGTTAGCCGTTCAAGCTCGCGAAGACAAAACCCCGCGCGCACTCCGACGTGACGGCCTCGTCCCAGCGACCTTGTATGGACCCGGACAAGATTCTGAAAGCGTACAGGTCGATGCCAAAGAATTCAGCCGCCTGCCGGCAGCTGCTTACAGCCACATGATCGAACTTGATTTCGGTACCAAGCAGAAAGTCAACGCAGTTATCAGACACGTACAACGTCGCAATATCAATCACAATTTGATGCATGTCGAGTTCTACAGAGTCAGACTGGACCGCAAACTGACTTTGAGCGTTCCTCTCAAATTTGTGGGCACATCTCAAGCTGTGATCAAAGGCGGACAACTGCAAGAAAACTTCCAGGAAGCCGAAATCGAATCATTGCCTGGCGACATTCCTGATTTCCTGGAAGTAGATCTTTCAATGATCACCGAAATCGAAGGTGCCATCCACTTCTCAGACCTCAAGGTCGCCGACACCATCAAAATCTTGAATCCAGCCGATGAAATTATCGCTAAAGTTGTTGCACCGCGCGCGGTAGCAGAAGGCGGAGCACCTGCAGCAGGAGCCGAAGCGGCACCAGCAGCAGCGGAAGCTCCTGCTCAAGCAGAATAG
- a CDS encoding HAMP domain-containing histidine kinase: MGKHEWWKSMRARMALVMSISGIIPIAICHIIVANALGGMSGNIFEAFFYIPLLPVLFLVNWLLAGVMLQPINQLLQATEKLVNMDIRQRLDTDPNEPTETSELRKSFNRLLNRLEESLNIQCQFVADASHELRTPLTSIQGYTKLLLRRGSNIDANLLGEALQTISDESGRLIRLVSDLLQLARADAGQAVINQQEIVDMRDVLGSVEDTVTVIAPEQIEVQFILSQSPIYVFADGDKLKQVFLNLTNNAIKATQAGGKVTVTLRSTNGQAIIRVIDTGIGIAPADQQRIFNRFYRVERSRTRSRLYGGGTGLGLAIALTIIKAHKGTIELESELNKGSTFTVRLPIGEKSEKLQQPATTGGNPAISERAKEMASGEPMRTPEPGSQLTGTADGVK; the protein is encoded by the coding sequence ATGGGTAAGCACGAGTGGTGGAAGTCGATGAGAGCGCGAATGGCGCTTGTTATGTCGATTTCCGGCATTATCCCTATCGCTATTTGTCACATTATCGTTGCCAACGCCCTGGGCGGCATGTCTGGCAATATCTTCGAGGCGTTCTTTTACATTCCGCTCCTACCTGTCCTCTTTCTCGTCAACTGGCTTCTGGCTGGAGTGATGCTTCAGCCTATCAATCAGCTCTTGCAGGCCACTGAAAAGCTCGTCAACATGGATATTCGTCAGCGTCTGGATACAGACCCGAACGAACCGACTGAGACATCCGAGCTGCGCAAGTCTTTCAATCGTCTGTTAAACCGACTGGAAGAGAGTTTGAACATTCAGTGTCAGTTCGTTGCAGATGCCAGTCATGAGCTGAGAACTCCCCTTACATCGATTCAGGGCTACACCAAGCTGCTTTTGCGCCGAGGATCGAATATCGACGCCAACTTGCTCGGAGAGGCTCTGCAAACCATCTCGGACGAGTCTGGAAGACTGATTCGACTTGTCTCAGACCTGTTGCAGTTGGCTCGAGCCGATGCCGGACAGGCTGTCATCAATCAGCAAGAAATCGTCGATATGCGCGATGTGCTTGGCAGTGTCGAAGATACTGTTACTGTGATTGCGCCCGAGCAGATTGAGGTTCAATTCATTCTGTCACAGTCGCCAATTTACGTATTTGCAGATGGTGACAAGCTCAAGCAGGTGTTCTTGAACTTGACTAACAACGCTATTAAAGCAACGCAGGCCGGCGGCAAAGTGACTGTGACTCTGCGGTCAACGAACGGACAGGCCATCATTCGTGTCATTGATACCGGTATTGGTATCGCTCCCGCTGATCAGCAGCGCATTTTCAATCGCTTTTACCGCGTCGAAAGATCGCGCACCAGAAGCCGCTTGTATGGCGGAGGTACCGGGTTGGGACTGGCCATTGCCCTGACCATTATCAAAGCCCATAAAGGAACGATAGAGCTTGAGAGTGAATTGAACAAGGGTTCAACTTTCACTGTGCGTTTGCCGATCGGTGAGAAGAGCGAAAAATTGCAGCAACCGGCAACAACCGGCGGCAATCCAGCTATCTCAGAGAGAGCGAAAGAGATGGCGTCGGGTGAGCCTATGCGCACTCCTGAGCCAGGCAGTCAACTAACAGGCACCGCAGACGGTGTCAAATAG
- a CDS encoding inositol monophosphatase — protein MERESGPLPLLDAFSAELVFALDICEQASRVALPCFIEGIATTEKDDGSPVTAADKECERIIRQAIASRFPNDAILGEEEGESAGAPTDGKKRKWIVDPIDGTYGFARGIPFFATLLALEIDGEVVLGVVSAPGMNDMYWAEKGRGAFKNGMRLKVSDNKEFAQSQFSFGGANRILAEGYWPGFTKLIESTARQRGFGDYLGFAYVFEGKAEAHVEIGVKPWDLAPMKILIEECGGKYSDLSGGQSIYTGSCIVTNGKNHDAWLSTLLSK, from the coding sequence ATGGAAAGAGAAAGTGGCCCGTTGCCGCTGCTTGACGCCTTCAGCGCCGAGCTGGTTTTTGCGCTTGACATATGCGAGCAGGCTTCTCGGGTCGCTCTGCCATGCTTCATCGAAGGTATCGCTACTACCGAAAAGGATGACGGCAGTCCTGTAACGGCGGCTGACAAGGAGTGCGAGCGCATCATCCGCCAGGCGATTGCATCAAGGTTTCCCAATGACGCCATTCTTGGTGAAGAAGAGGGGGAGTCGGCGGGTGCACCGACCGATGGTAAAAAACGTAAATGGATTGTTGATCCTATTGACGGCACTTATGGGTTTGCCCGCGGCATCCCCTTTTTTGCCACGCTACTTGCTCTTGAAATTGATGGAGAGGTGGTTCTTGGTGTCGTATCGGCACCCGGTATGAACGACATGTACTGGGCAGAAAAGGGGCGCGGCGCCTTCAAAAACGGTATGCGTCTGAAAGTTTCGGACAACAAAGAGTTTGCTCAATCGCAATTTTCTTTCGGCGGCGCTAATCGCATTCTCGCTGAAGGTTATTGGCCAGGGTTTACAAAATTGATCGAGAGTACGGCTCGCCAGCGAGGCTTTGGTGACTACCTTGGATTCGCCTATGTATTCGAGGGCAAGGCAGAAGCGCACGTCGAAATTGGTGTGAAACCCTGGGATCTTGCGCCGATGAAGATCCTCATTGAGGAGTGTGGCGGAAAGTATTCCGATCTCAGCGGCGGTCAATCAATTTACACTGGCAGTTGTATCGTCACTAATGGAAAGAATCATGATGCCTGGCTTTCCACGCTATTAAGCAAGTAA